In the Mesorhizobium sp. WSM2240 genome, GAGTCGTCGAAAACGACGACCGACGGGAGCAGCATCATGCTGCGAGCAATAGTGAGACGCTGGCGCTGGCCGCCAGAGAGACAGACGCCGCGTTCGCCCACGACCGTTCCGTAGCCTGCTGGGAGGCCGACGATGTAGTTGTGCAGCTGGGCGGATTCGCTGGCGCGCTCGATTCGCTGTTGCTTCGCCCAAGGATCGCCATAAGCGATGTTGTTCTCAATCGTAGTGGTGAATAGGAATACATCCTGCTGTACGACCGCGACCGCCTTGCGAAGCGTCGCGAGGGTGACTTTGCGAATGTCCTGCCCATCCAGCGTGATGACGCCTCCGGTCACGTCATAAAAGCGCGGGATCAGGTGAGCCATCGTCGACTTGCCCGAACCCGGCGGACCGACGATCGCGATCGTCTCGCCCCTGCGCGCCTCAAAGTTGATGTTCTTCAGAATCAAGCGGTTTCCAGTGCCGGGATGGGCAAACGAGACATTGTGGAAGCGCAAAGTGCCTTCGCTGATCTCGAGGGGTATGGCGTCGGGGGCATCTCCGATCATGATTTCCTGGTCGAGCAGACCGAAGAGGCGCGAACCGCAAGTGGAAGCGCGGGCGAATGCATTGGCCATCACGCCGATCTGGCGGACGGGCATTTGCAGGATGGTCATGAAGGTCAGGAACATCGCAAGCGTTCCGACGCTGATCTCACCGGCGATGACCTTGTTGCCACCGACCCAGAGGACCAATCCCATGGCGAAAAAGAAGGACAAGGTCATAGCCGCCGTATTGGGCACGTAGACGTCAACGCGGTCGTGGGCGAGGTCGAGCGCGCTCTTGGAGACGCGGTCAAACTTCCCCATTTCATGAGCTTGTGCCGCAAAAGCCCGGACGACGCGGGTGCCCCCGAGATTTTCCTCCATCACGCGGCCTAGGGCCGAAAGCCGCTCCTGCAGGTCGAGCCAGGTGGCGCGCAACTTAAGCTGTGTGACCGACGAAAGCCAGGCGACGAAAGGCACGAAGCTCAGCGCGAGGAGACCGAGAAACAGGTCGGTGGAGATCATCAGGTAGGCGCCGATCCCGATCAGCATGGTGAGCAGCAGCGCGCGAACCAGGGCGGTGGAAAAATACATCCGCACGCCTTCGACATCGAGCATGCCGATGGTGATCAGATCGGCAGAATGTACCCGGTCGTGAAAGGAAAAGCTGAGGCGCTGGATCTTTTCGTAACAAGCGAGCCGCAGTTCGTACGCGACGTGATGCCCGACCGCTTCGGCAAAAAAATTCTGCGCCATTGTAAAAAGGCCGCGTAGCGTGCTGACGGCGAGCAGCAGGAGAGCCAAAATCCAGAGCGCTTGTTTTGCCGCAGCCCCCGTGACACCGCCCCCGATCGCGGTCTGGCTCTGGTCGACGGCCCACCCGAGAAGCTGGGGAATGAGCAGCTGGAGTATTGCCGCTACAATTGTCGAGCCGATAGCGAATGCGACCTTCCACGGGTGCCGCAAATTCATGCGCGTAATACGCAGCAGCATGTTCAAGCCCCGGCCCCAGCCGGCCGCTTCCACATGCGCGAGCGGATTTCGAGGCTCCGTCGCGCTGCCAATAAAATCGTTGCTCACGGGGTGTGTTCCAGACTGAATTTGGGCCTTCTGAGGCAAGCCGGACGGCCCCCGCCATCAAAGGCGCCCCACATGCCTAATCCTGGCCACCATCTGCAGCAGTGCCTGCTCCGACAAGCCGATCCGCGGCTTCACAAAGCGGCACGTCGATGACCGTGATTGCGCTCGCTGCAAGGAAACGGGCTTCGTTCTTGGTCAGTGTCGCTGCGTCGATTACCGCAAAATGTGGACCTCTGGACCGCTTCATGATCTGCCAGGCGTAAGTGCGCAGCATCTGATCATTGAAGCGACAGCCCACGAAGAAAAAGCCACGCTTAATACGCCGTTTCTTCACCACGTCAGGGATCGGCGTCTGGATATCGATTTCGGTTAGGACTTCGACATAGTCGGAATCCGCTACGAGGAAATTTGCGGCCGGCCAAATGCTGCCGTGAGGCGAGTAGAGAACTGTCTTCGCCGCTGATCCGGGTTCGAGTTCGCTTCCGGACAAGTCGTAGGTTTTCGTCCAGACGTCACCGATTTCGTTCGCCCGCGTGACGCCTTGTATCTCGACGACGTCCGTTCGGCCACGCTTTGCCAGGGCCGCGCGCATGACGCCATCGTACCAGCTGTCGACCACGAGGGAGAGCGGCAGCGTTGCGAGCCATGCGTGGAGGAGGGTCGGCGCTGCCGGCGGTGCGAATATCTCGGCCATCCAAGCTTGAAGTGTGCGGCGATGCCGGCGCTGTTCGATAAACTGCGCGACCGACCACATATTGGTACGAATCTTGGAAGGGGCTGGCGCCCTCGCGTTGAGCGCCGCGGCGACGGCTTCCGGGGTGCACGGTACAGGCGGTTCCGCGGAGCTGAGCCGCAAGAGCCCCGGACCGAGAAATGGGATCACCTTGTCGGCCGCGAGCGCTGCGTTCAGCAGCTCAAGCAACTCTTTGGCAAAATTGCCCCGGATGACGACGAGGTCGCGCCAATTCAGGATCGTGTTCATGTTCGCTCCCTCTCGCCGCGCTCTCGATGAACCCGCAGCATCAGTCCTCGTCGGAGATCTTTCTTGCCTCGACGGTGATCGGCAAACGCGTATCCCGCGGAAGCTCGGGCAGGACGAGTCGCCAGCCGTTCCTGAGCGTTACGGCCCCGCCCCACAAGTCTTCCTTCTCGATTTGGACGATCGGCTCCTCGAGATCCTTCTTCGGGACATACGCCGACAATCCAGCACCGGTCCTGCGGATCATTACTTTCATCTGGCAGCTCCTTCATTCGCAGTGCTTTCGGCACTGCAAGGAATCTCGGCTTTGTCGAGGCTCATCAATTCGCGCGCTCTCATGCCGACGACCGTGCCACGGTCGACCCATTCGACCGCATAGATGAAGAACTGCTGGAGAAAGGTGCCAACGTCGCGCACATAACCCTCGTCACCCTTCCGCACTAGGTTTTCGCCGATGTCTCTGCCAGGATAGGTGCCGTCGTTCTTTATGTGGCGTGTGGCACGGACCCGCTCACCGGGCATAAATCGTGGAGGCTTGCGTGTTTCCACCTCCTGTTCGCGTCGGAGCCACATGGCCGTTCCTTCCTTTCTCGAGGCTGCAGGTGTTGCAAAGGAGTTTTAGGCGGCCAGGACCGCGTCCGTAGCTGAATTGCACATCAGGCAGGAACGCAGGTCTTAGGCACGGGACATACCGAGGCGCATTGCTGCATATCGAAGACTCCCTGACATTCGGTGCACTTGTCCCGCTCGACCACGTAGCTCTCGCCCTTGAACTTGATCGCTCCGGAGGGACATTCGAACTCGCAGGCGCCACATTGGGTGCATTGAGATGCGATGATCTTAAAAGCCATTTTAACTCCTGGTTCGGTGGGGAAATGAGACGGCTCAGGCCGTCGCCGCCAGCGGCTGGACCCCAAACTCGGCGGCATAAAGGGCGCTGATTGCGGTCTCGATGTAGTCATGGCCATAAGCGTCGGTCGCTCCGATTCCAGCTTCCGCGAGCCGTTCCTTGGGGCAATCTCCGATCTTGGCGCACAGCACGACGTCTAGACCTTCAAGCGCAGCGATGATGCCGTCGAGAATGGCCTTTTCGCCCCAGCCGCCGAGGCAATACTGCTCGACCTTGCGATGCCCGACGAAGCTGATCCCCTTGGGCGAGGCCTCATAGACCTGGAATTCCTTGGCATGGCCGAAGTGTTCGTTAACACGCCCGCCGCCCTTAGTCGCCACCGCGACGAGAAGGGACTTGCACGAGCCCGCTGTCTTGAGCATTCCAAGCGCCTCTCTCCTGGCCGCCACGTGATCGCGACGCTCGTGCGCGACCACCTCCCGATAGGCCTCGCGCTTGGTGGCGTCGTAAGTGACCTCGCTAGGAATCCGGTCGAGTGTGAATTCCTGGCCACCATCCTCGCCGAGCAGGCCGACCGCGTCGGCCCGGCACTGCCGGCAATGGCGCATCAACTTGGCGCCGCCTTCGAGACGATCCTGAAGAGCCTTCAGCTCCATTGCAGTTGGGCCGCGCTGCCCGGTCACACCGTAGTGCGTACCGTGCGCCGGATCGGAAATCAGCGGCATGACGTTGTGCAGGAACGCGCCGCGCTCCCTGACCCATTCATTCACCTCGATCAGATGCTCGTCGTTCACTCCGGGGATCATCACCGAATTGATTTTGGTCAGGATGCCGCGCGCGGTCAGCATCTCCAGGCTCAACATCTGCCGCTCGTGCAGGATCCGGGCGGCTTCGATGCCGGCGTAGCGACGCTGGTCGTAAAAGATCCAGGGATAGATCTCTGCGCCGATTTCAGGATCGACCATGTTGATCGTGATCGTCACGTGGTCGACATTCATTTCGGCAAGCTCGGCGACATGGTCCGGCAGCGCGAGCCCGTTAGTGGAAATGCAGAACTTGATGTCGGGTATTTCTCTGGCGATTCGTTCGAACGTTGCCTTTGTCTTTTTCCAGTCGTAGCAGGCATCACCGGGTCCGGCGATGCCGAGTACGGAGAGCTGCGGCACTTCATTGGCGACCGTGATCACCTTGCGCAGCGCCTGGTCGGGGGTCAACTTTTCCGAAACGACTCCAGGCCGGCTTTCGTTGGCGCAGTCATATTTGCGGTTGCAGTAGTTGCACTGGATGTTGCAAGCCGGCGCGACTGCGACGTGCATGCGCGCAAAATAGTGGTGCGCTTCTTCTGAAAAGCAGGGGTGATCCTTGATCTTCTCCCAAACAACCGGATCCATGTCGTCCTGCTTTCCCGACAAGCCGCAGGATGAAGATGCGCAGCCACCCGATTGCGCGGTCGCCAGCAATTGGTCGGAGAATGTCGTGCTGGTCAGGCTCTGAAGCGAAACTATCGGTGCGGGCATCGAACGGCTCTGCTGCTGAGTGAACGTCGCAGTTCAAAGCGCAAGAGCTATGCCAACTCAAAGAGTGGGTTCTAGCTCACAAATTGGCTTTTCTTGTCGGATTCTGTCGGTATCGCGCCGACACAATTTTGTCGGGCTTCCGACAGTGGACAAGCGAACCGGGCCGCTAAGGACACACTGCGTTTGGGCAAGCAGAGTGTGAGGAACACTACTCAGACCCGACGTCTTAGGCACGCACTTAGAATCTCTTCACCTCGATGCCATGCCGACGCAGGGCGTAGCCGATTTGCCGCGGCGTAAGGCCGAGGATGCGAGCTGCCTTGGCCTGGACCCAGCCGGCCTTCTCCATCGCGTCAACCAGCCGGTCGCGTTCGGTCAGACGCGAGCCCGTTGCGGGCCAAGCAGGATCGTTGGGATCTTCGGCCTCGAGGGGCGATATCGGGCCTTGCGAGGCGCCGGTGCGCCTGGTCGGCGACCGCGATCCAACAGGCGTCATGCTGCCCCGTGTGAGCTCGCCGATGGCATTGCCGCCAGGCGAACGGTCGGCTCGTTTCCAGAGGAGCGAAGAGAGGCACTGGTTATTTTTGCAGGCGAAATCCGATGGCGTGATTGTCCTCGAACGCGCAAGTGTAGCCGTCCTTTGCACGCAGTTTTCAAGCTCGCGCACGTTGCCAGGGAAGTAGCATCGCGAGATCAGATCAAGCGCGGACGGCGCGAAGGCGAGCTCGCGATCGTTCTCCTTGTTGAATCGCTCGAGGAAGGCGTTGGCAAGTCGTGAAATATCGCCGGATCGTTCTCGCAGCGGAGGCAGGATGATCGGCACCACATTAATGCGGTAATAGAGGTCGGCCCTGAACTCCCCATTCACGACGGCCGTTTCGAGGTCCTTGTTGGTCGCGCATATGAGGCGGACGTCGACCTGTAGCGTCCTGGTGCCGCCGACTCGCTCCAGTTCGCCTTCCTGCAGGACGCGCAACAGCTTCGCTTGAAAGCCAGGCGAAATCTCGCCGATTTCGTCAAGCAGCAGCGTTCCGCCATTTGCCAGTTCAAAACGGCCGGCGCGCTGGGAGATAGCTCCGGTGAAGGCGCCCTTTTCATGCCCAAACAGCTCCGACTCCAGGACGCTTTCAGACAGTGCGGCGCAGTTTAATTTGACGAAAGACTTCTTCCCTCGACGTGAGAGCTTATGGATGGCTTGCGCGAAGAATTCTTTGCCCGTGCCGCTTTCGCCCCGCAGAAGCACGGTTGAATTTGTCCTTGCTACGACCGATACGGTTTCGAGTACCTGGTTGAGTGCGGGACTTTCCCCGATGATCCCGTCGATCTGGACATGCGATAGCCGGGAGGGGGCAGTCCTCTCCTCGTTCAGCGATTTGTCCGATCTCCATTGCTCGTCACTGCGCTGACGATCAGTACTCAGCATGCGATGGAGGCGGATGGTCCGTCCGACAAGGTTGGCGACCATGGTCAGGAACCGCATGTCCTCGTCGTAACGGGAGCCGGCGGCGCTGTTGTCGACACGGTCGATCGACAATATCCCAAGCATCTTTTGCTCGGCCGTTACGGGGACACCGATAAACGCAATTCGGCTGGTGCCGCCGCTTGAAGACGTTTGAAGATCGGCCTGAAACAGTTGGGACTTGCTGACATCCGCTATCACGAGTGGCGTCCTCGTAGCGACGATGTGGTCTACCACGGCCTGCGGTATTGCGCGGCGTGTGTCCGATTGAAGCGGGTGGGTGTTGCCGGCAATTGCGGTAATCTCCGGCTCTCCTTCAGCGGCCAGGACTACGATTGCTCCGTGACGCATTTGCAGAAACGAGGGGAGGATGTTCACGACATTGGCGAGCGTGACCTCCAGCTGGGCGGGGGCCGTTAGGACCTTCGATATCTCGTAGATTCCGCTAAGCGAGATGTCCGCTTGGGGTATGCTTTTGATGGGTGGTTCAGGTCGGTTGTCCCGAGGTCCTACTTCATGGAGCCGATCCCGCGGTATGTGAGCCATGGAAACACATCTCAAGGGTTGTCCAGGTGCTCCTCCCAAGCACCTTCTTGATAGTTCTGGCGATGTCGGTGTGACACATTGCTGAAGCAACTTGGAGTGCACCACGGTTCACGCTCTTGAACAGTGCGTGCGCCAGTCATCCGAACTTGAAGAGGACACCGAAGCCGCCGCGCGGATAGTTCCACTCGATCTCGCCACTGGGCTCACACAAGACCCGGCAGGTGCCGCACTCCATGCAGCCGTCGGCGGTGATCTCCACTTGGCCTTTGTCGTTCACCTCATAGCATTTCGCCGGGCACACGTGGGTCAGGGCGAGCAGGTTGGCGCTCGGCCTCTCGTGCGGTCGCACTTTGATATGCGGTCGGCCCGGATCGACCAGGTAGCGGTTCTGGAAAAGCTTGTCCTCGACGCGTAACTTCGTCACTGCGATGGTCATCCCGTCTCTCCCTTAGCGCCACGCGAATGCCAGGCGGAGCGCGTCACTGACCAGCCCCCAGCGCGAACGCGCCTTGATGAAGGCGGCCGTGGTCGCCTTTTCCTTTTCAATCTTCGGCGTGCCGTCGACACGCATGAAGTTCTGCGCGGCCTGCGATATCAGGCGCGGATAGGTCGTGAAGAAATTGCTGGAATTGGTGTGGAGCAAGGCGGGCATGTCTTTGTATTTCCTAAGGTCTTTGACTACAAAGGACTTGTCCAGCATGGCCTTGTAGAGGGTGAGGTTCCGTCTGATCATCGGGTCGTTGCGGCGCTTGACATGGACGATGGCCTCAGCCGCGATGCGGCCGGAGGTCATTGCTAGGTTTGAGCCCTCGCGGTGAACGGCGTTGTTCAATTGCGCGGCGTCACCGACCACGACCCAACCGTCGCCAAAGAGCTTCGGGATCGCCTTGTGGCCGCCTTCGGGAATGAGATGCGCGGCGTATTCCTTGACCTCAGAGCCGGCGATCAGCGGCCGGATCGAAGGGTGATTTTTAAAGGCATCGAGGAGGGCGTAAGGGCTCTCCATCGCGGCGGTGAAATCGGAGACCAGGCAGCCGATGCCCAATGAGATCGACTCCTTGTTGGTATAGAGGAAGCCTAGTCCGGCCATGCCGCGGGAGATCGTACCCACCGCTTCGATGACGCAGCCTTCATCGCCCTTGACGCCGAACCGCTGCTCAATGACCTCTTCGGGCAAGAAATGCATTTCCTTGACGGCGAGCGCCACGGTTTCGGGCTTCGGCATCTCGCGCAGGCCGGCCCGCGTGCCAAGCAGTCCGGAGACACCTTCTGCGAGAACGACCACGTCCGCATAGAGGACTCCGCCGGCCCGATCGGTGCGGACGCCGATCACCTTGCCGTTGGCATCACGGACGAGTTCCGTCGCGGTCGTTTCGCAAAGAACGGTCGCGCCGGCCTCGCGCACCTTGCGCGAAAACCACTTGTCGAACTGGGCGCGGATGATCGTGTAGCGGTTGGGCTTCGCCTCATTGAAGTCATCCGACCGATAGTGAATCCCCGTGTGGGACGTGTCGTCCATCACCCAAAGCCGTTGTTCAACCAGATGCCGCTCGAGCGGAGCATCATCCCGGAAATCCGGTATGATCTTCTCCAGCATGTTCGCGTACATGATGGCACCCTGGACATTCTTGGAACCCGGATATTCACCGCGCTCCAACTGCAACACCTTCAGGCCATGGGTCGCCAAGGTGTAAGCAGCTGCGTTCCCGGACATGCCGGCTCCGATGACGATGGCGTCGAATTCTTCCGCGATCATGTGTCTTCCTTAGCTCGCAAGCTTGTCGCGACTGTGCGGCGACAGCCGCCGGGTGAAGGCTTCCGTCAGTGCAGGCAGGAAGCGAATCGCATCGGTGACGATCCCGATGTGAGCGAAATCGAAAATCGGCGCGTTGGGATCGGTATTGATGGCCACGATGAGATCGGCCCCCTCGACGCCAACCCGGTGCTGGATGGCGCCGGAAATCCCGGCCGCGATGTAGAGCTTGGGCCGGATGGTCTTGCCAGTTTGCCCGATCTGCCGATCAGCCGGCATCCAGCCCTTCTGGACCAGCGGGCGCGAACAGCCATGTTCGGCGCCAATCGTTCGCGCGAGATTCTTCACGAGCTGCAGGTTCTCCGCCGCGCCGAGGCCAAGGCCTCCCGCAACCACGACGTCGGCATAGGCGAGATTTGCCTCTGCCGACTGGCTATCCGGAAGGAAACTGAGGACTTTGGTGACGATCTCGTCCTCGGCTAGAGATACTTTGTGCTGGATGACACGCCCGACCGGCTTATCCGCCCGCTGCGGCATGGGCATGACCCTGGGTCGCACGGTCGCCATCTGCGGCCGGTAGTTGAGCGTATAGATCGTGCATAACAAGGAGCCGCCGAAAGTCGGACGGGTAGCGGCGAGCGAACCGTCGGCATCCACGTCGAGTTCGGTGCAGTCGGCCGTGAGCCCGGTCTGCAAGGTCGTCGCCACGGAGCCGGCAAGATCCCTGCCGAGCGTGGTCGCACCCAGAAGTAGGATCTCGGGTTTGTGGGTATCGACCAGATCCGTCATCGCCTTGGTGAACGGCTCGTTCCGATAGTCGGCGAGCAGCGGTGCTTCGACGATGTAGACAAGGTCGGCGCCATAAGCGAAGGCCTCGGCAACGGCATACCAGGTGGCTTCTCCCGGCGGTCCGAGCACGACGCTCGCAAGCTGGACGCCGAGCTTGTCGGCCAACTTGCGTCCTTCGCCGAGCAGTTCGAACGATACAGGATGGACCTGGCCGCGTTCAAGTTCGATGAAGACCCAGACGTGCCGGTAGTCTTTGAACCGCTCGGGCAGCTCCTTCTTTATGCCGGCACGGCCGGCGGCAGGGCGAGGTGGGTTCGCGGTCGACATTGTCTGCTCCTGGCGTCACGCGCCGTTGTTGAAGGCGAGTTCATGTTCCAGCGCAGGCTGGCGAGCGAGGATTGCAGCGATGAGTTCCTCAGCGACATCGCGCAACGTCTTCTCGGCGGTGTCGATTTGCGCCGCCTTTTCCGCCCGCGGGGTAGGGGCGAAAACGCGTTTGACTACCGTCGGCGAGCCGCGCAGGCCGCATTTGGTGAGGTCCTCTATGCCGGCTTCGGCCGCATTCCACTTCAGGACATGGCTGCGCGCCGCGCCCATGGCATCTTGGAGCGAGCCCCGCCGGATCTCGTTGGTGCCCTCCAGCATGGTGATGAGGCAAGGGAGCCTGCTCTTCAGCACCTGCGTGCCGCCTTCAGAGCGGCGCTCGACCTGGATCTCGCGCGCAGCGAAATCAATGGAGGCGATCTTCGCCACATAGGTGAGTTGCAGGAGATCGAGGCGCTGGGCGATGCCGGGCCCGACCTGGGCGGTGTCGCCATCGATCGTCTGCTTGCCGGTGAAGACGATGTCTGGCGTGCCGAACGTCTCGCCAATCTTCGCGATTGCCTGGGAAAGAGCGAAGGAGGTTGCCAGCGTATCGGAGCCGGCAAAATAGCGGTCGGTCAAGAGCACCGCGCGGTCGGCGCCGTAACCGAGCGCCTTGCGCAGCGCGTCCTCCGCCATGGGCGGACCCATGCTGAGCACGGTGACCTCGC is a window encoding:
- a CDS encoding ABC transporter ATP-binding protein; protein product: MSNDFIGSATEPRNPLAHVEAAGWGRGLNMLLRITRMNLRHPWKVAFAIGSTIVAAILQLLIPQLLGWAVDQSQTAIGGGVTGAAAKQALWILALLLLAVSTLRGLFTMAQNFFAEAVGHHVAYELRLACYEKIQRLSFSFHDRVHSADLITIGMLDVEGVRMYFSTALVRALLLTMLIGIGAYLMISTDLFLGLLALSFVPFVAWLSSVTQLKLRATWLDLQERLSALGRVMEENLGGTRVVRAFAAQAHEMGKFDRVSKSALDLAHDRVDVYVPNTAAMTLSFFFAMGLVLWVGGNKVIAGEISVGTLAMFLTFMTILQMPVRQIGVMANAFARASTCGSRLFGLLDQEIMIGDAPDAIPLEISEGTLRFHNVSFAHPGTGNRLILKNINFEARRGETIAIVGPPGSGKSTMAHLIPRFYDVTGGVITLDGQDIRKVTLATLRKAVAVVQQDVFLFTTTIENNIAYGDPWAKQQRIERASESAQLHNYIVGLPAGYGTVVGERGVCLSGGQRQRLTIARSMMLLPSVVVFDDSTAAIDVATEQRIRAALRQFARNRVTIIIAHRLASLMHADQILFVDNGEIVERGTHQELLAKRGYYKALYDLQVRPDDDIMIAYRGAR
- a CDS encoding SIR2 family protein; this translates as MNTILNWRDLVVIRGNFAKELLELLNAALAADKVIPFLGPGLLRLSSAEPPVPCTPEAVAAALNARAPAPSKIRTNMWSVAQFIEQRRHRRTLQAWMAEIFAPPAAPTLLHAWLATLPLSLVVDSWYDGVMRAALAKRGRTDVVEIQGVTRANEIGDVWTKTYDLSGSELEPGSAAKTVLYSPHGSIWPAANFLVADSDYVEVLTEIDIQTPIPDVVKKRRIKRGFFFVGCRFNDQMLRTYAWQIMKRSRGPHFAVIDAATLTKNEARFLAASAITVIDVPLCEAADRLVGAGTAADGGQD
- the nifT gene encoding putative nitrogen fixation protein NifT, which produces MKVMIRRTGAGLSAYVPKKDLEEPIVQIEKEDLWGGAVTLRNGWRLVLPELPRDTRLPITVEARKISDED
- a CDS encoding nitrogen fixation protein NifZ: MWLRREQEVETRKPPRFMPGERVRATRHIKNDGTYPGRDIGENLVRKGDEGYVRDVGTFLQQFFIYAVEWVDRGTVVGMRARELMSLDKAEIPCSAESTANEGAAR
- a CDS encoding 4Fe-4S binding protein, which codes for MAFKIIASQCTQCGACEFECPSGAIKFKGESYVVERDKCTECQGVFDMQQCASVCPVPKTCVPA
- the nifB gene encoding nitrogenase cofactor biosynthesis protein NifB yields the protein MPAPIVSLQSLTSTTFSDQLLATAQSGGCASSSCGLSGKQDDMDPVVWEKIKDHPCFSEEAHHYFARMHVAVAPACNIQCNYCNRKYDCANESRPGVVSEKLTPDQALRKVITVANEVPQLSVLGIAGPGDACYDWKKTKATFERIAREIPDIKFCISTNGLALPDHVAELAEMNVDHVTITINMVDPEIGAEIYPWIFYDQRRYAGIEAARILHERQMLSLEMLTARGILTKINSVMIPGVNDEHLIEVNEWVRERGAFLHNVMPLISDPAHGTHYGVTGQRGPTAMELKALQDRLEGGAKLMRHCRQCRADAVGLLGEDGGQEFTLDRIPSEVTYDATKREAYREVVAHERRDHVAARREALGMLKTAGSCKSLLVAVATKGGGRVNEHFGHAKEFQVYEASPKGISFVGHRKVEQYCLGGWGEKAILDGIIAALEGLDVVLCAKIGDCPKERLAEAGIGATDAYGHDYIETAISALYAAEFGVQPLAATA
- the nifA gene encoding nif-specific transcriptional activator NifA codes for the protein MAHIPRDRLHEVGPRDNRPEPPIKSIPQADISLSGIYEISKVLTAPAQLEVTLANVVNILPSFLQMRHGAIVVLAAEGEPEITAIAGNTHPLQSDTRRAIPQAVVDHIVATRTPLVIADVSKSQLFQADLQTSSSGGTSRIAFIGVPVTAEQKMLGILSIDRVDNSAAGSRYDEDMRFLTMVANLVGRTIRLHRMLSTDRQRSDEQWRSDKSLNEERTAPSRLSHVQIDGIIGESPALNQVLETVSVVARTNSTVLLRGESGTGKEFFAQAIHKLSRRGKKSFVKLNCAALSESVLESELFGHEKGAFTGAISQRAGRFELANGGTLLLDEIGEISPGFQAKLLRVLQEGELERVGGTRTLQVDVRLICATNKDLETAVVNGEFRADLYYRINVVPIILPPLRERSGDISRLANAFLERFNKENDRELAFAPSALDLISRCYFPGNVRELENCVQRTATLARSRTITPSDFACKNNQCLSSLLWKRADRSPGGNAIGELTRGSMTPVGSRSPTRRTGASQGPISPLEAEDPNDPAWPATGSRLTERDRLVDAMEKAGWVQAKAARILGLTPRQIGYALRRHGIEVKRF
- a CDS encoding ferredoxin family protein translates to MTIAVTKLRVEDKLFQNRYLVDPGRPHIKVRPHERPSANLLALTHVCPAKCYEVNDKGQVEITADGCMECGTCRVLCEPSGEIEWNYPRGGFGVLFKFG
- a CDS encoding FAD-dependent oxidoreductase, translating into MIAEEFDAIVIGAGMSGNAAAYTLATHGLKVLQLERGEYPGSKNVQGAIMYANMLEKIIPDFRDDAPLERHLVEQRLWVMDDTSHTGIHYRSDDFNEAKPNRYTIIRAQFDKWFSRKVREAGATVLCETTATELVRDANGKVIGVRTDRAGGVLYADVVVLAEGVSGLLGTRAGLREMPKPETVALAVKEMHFLPEEVIEQRFGVKGDEGCVIEAVGTISRGMAGLGFLYTNKESISLGIGCLVSDFTAAMESPYALLDAFKNHPSIRPLIAGSEVKEYAAHLIPEGGHKAIPKLFGDGWVVVGDAAQLNNAVHREGSNLAMTSGRIAAEAIVHVKRRNDPMIRRNLTLYKAMLDKSFVVKDLRKYKDMPALLHTNSSNFFTTYPRLISQAAQNFMRVDGTPKIEKEKATTAAFIKARSRWGLVSDALRLAFAWR
- a CDS encoding electron transfer flavoprotein subunit alpha/FixB family protein, encoding MSTANPPRPAAGRAGIKKELPERFKDYRHVWVFIELERGQVHPVSFELLGEGRKLADKLGVQLASVVLGPPGEATWYAVAEAFAYGADLVYIVEAPLLADYRNEPFTKAMTDLVDTHKPEILLLGATTLGRDLAGSVATTLQTGLTADCTELDVDADGSLAATRPTFGGSLLCTIYTLNYRPQMATVRPRVMPMPQRADKPVGRVIQHKVSLAEDEIVTKVLSFLPDSQSAEANLAYADVVVAGGLGLGAAENLQLVKNLARTIGAEHGCSRPLVQKGWMPADRQIGQTGKTIRPKLYIAAGISGAIQHRVGVEGADLIVAINTDPNAPIFDFAHIGIVTDAIRFLPALTEAFTRRLSPHSRDKLAS
- a CDS encoding electron transfer flavoprotein subunit beta/FixA family protein, translated to MHIVICIKQVPDSAQIRVHPVTNTIMRQGVPTIINPYDLFALEEALKLRDAHGGEVTVLSMGPPMAEDALRKALGYGADRAVLLTDRYFAGSDTLATSFALSQAIAKIGETFGTPDIVFTGKQTIDGDTAQVGPGIAQRLDLLQLTYVAKIASIDFAAREIQVERRSEGGTQVLKSRLPCLITMLEGTNEIRRGSLQDAMGAARSHVLKWNAAEAGIEDLTKCGLRGSPTVVKRVFAPTPRAEKAAQIDTAEKTLRDVAEELIAAILARQPALEHELAFNNGA